A region of Triplophysa dalaica isolate WHDGS20190420 chromosome 18, ASM1584641v1, whole genome shotgun sequence DNA encodes the following proteins:
- the nr6a1a gene encoding nuclear receptor subfamily 6 group A member 1-A isoform X2: protein MDSWEDDQAEQRSCLICGDRATGLHYGIISCEGCKGFFKRSICNKRVYRCSRDKNCEMSRKQRNRCQYCRLLKCLQMGMNRKAIREDGMPGGRNKSIGPVQISDEEIERIMSGQEFKDEANMPEHTWGNNGDSDHSSPGNGVSDGNQPSPVSTLSSNRSVELNGYTAALREQYIGNAMAQHYQFLPHLFGYPAQPRSLYPQSHTLISQLVAAEELAPLVTPMLIEDGYRVTQVELFALLCRLADELLFRQISWIKKLPFFCELSIEDYTRLLSATWQELILLACLTVYSAQVLGDLTNVTDKYTPSDDELQSFSEDGMEVMEKLIYLFRKFHQLKVSNEEYACMKAINFLNQDIRGLTNVSQLEQLNKRYWYVCQDYTEYKYPHQPKRFPEIMMCLPEIRCIAGKLVNIPLEQLPLLFKAVLHSFKSSLNNYRTGSSPCVTKGTAPAN from the exons ATGGATTCGTGGGAAG ATGACCAGGCTGAGCAGCGCTCCTGTCTCATTTGTGGAGACCGCGCCACAGGACTGCACTATGGCATTATTTCCTGCGAGGGCTGCAAGGGCTTTTTCAAGCGCAGCATCTGCAACAAGCGCGTCTACCGCTGCAGTCGCGACAAGAACTGCGAGATGTCACGCAAACAACGCAACCGCTGCCAGTACTGCAGGCTTCTCAAGTGCCTGCAGATGGGAATGAACCGCAAAG CAATCAGAGAGGATGGCATGCCCGGAGGAAGAAATAAAAGCATCGGTCCCGTACAG ATTTCCGATGAAGAGATTGAAAGGATTATGTCGGGACAGGAGTTTAAGGATGAAGCCAACATGCCAGAACACACTTGGGGGAACAACGGCGACAGCGACCACAGTTCCCCTGGCAACGGCGTCTCCGATGGCAACCAGCCTTCTCCTGTATCCACACTTTCATCCAA CCGTTCTGTGGAGCTAAACGGCTACACCGCTGCTCTGAGAGAGCAGTACATTGGTAACGCTATGGCCCAGCACTATCAGTTCTTGCCTCATCTGTTTGGATACCCTGCACAGCCGCGGAGTCTGTACCCGCAGAGCCATACCCTCATCAGCCAGCTGGTGGCAGCAGAGGAACTGGCCCCGCTTGTCACACCCATGCTCATCGAGGACGG ATATCGGGTCACTCAGGTGGAGCTCTTCGCCCTGTTGTGCCGACTGGCGGATGAACTTCTGTTCAGACAGATCTCTTGGATAAAAAAGCTTCCGTTCTTCTGCGAGCTGTCCATCGAGGACTACACGCGGCTCCTGAGCGCCACCTGGCAGGAGCTCATCCTGCTGGCCTGCCTGACCGTCTACAGCGCACAGGTTCTGGGAGACCTCACCAACGTGACCGACAAATACACACCGTCAGACGACGAGCTGCAGAG tttcaGTGAGGATGGGATGGAGGTGATGGAGAAGCTGATCTATCTGTTTCGTAAGTTCCATCAGCTGAAGGTCAGCAATGAGGAGTACGCCTGCATGAAGGCCATCAACTTCCTCAACCAAG ATATCCGCGGCCTGACAAACGTGAGTCAATTGGAGCAACTGAACAAGCGTTACTGGTACGTTTGTCAGGACTACACCGAGTACAAGTACCCACACCAGCCCAAACGCTTTCCTGAGATCATGATGTGCCTGCCGGAAATCCGCTGTATCGCAG GAAAGTTGGTCAATATTCCTCTGGAGCAGCTCCCTCTGTTGTTCAAGGCGGTATTGCACTCCTTTAAGTCAAGTTTGAACAACTACAGGACAGGCTCCTCCCCCTGCGTGACAAAGGGTACCGCCCCTGCCAATTAA
- the nr6a1a gene encoding nuclear receptor subfamily 6 group A member 1-A isoform X1: MHGIDFKKQFGTTGNGFHSVPLDIEEHVIDDQAEQRSCLICGDRATGLHYGIISCEGCKGFFKRSICNKRVYRCSRDKNCEMSRKQRNRCQYCRLLKCLQMGMNRKAIREDGMPGGRNKSIGPVQISDEEIERIMSGQEFKDEANMPEHTWGNNGDSDHSSPGNGVSDGNQPSPVSTLSSNRSVELNGYTAALREQYIGNAMAQHYQFLPHLFGYPAQPRSLYPQSHTLISQLVAAEELAPLVTPMLIEDGYRVTQVELFALLCRLADELLFRQISWIKKLPFFCELSIEDYTRLLSATWQELILLACLTVYSAQVLGDLTNVTDKYTPSDDELQSFSEDGMEVMEKLIYLFRKFHQLKVSNEEYACMKAINFLNQDIRGLTNVSQLEQLNKRYWYVCQDYTEYKYPHQPKRFPEIMMCLPEIRCIAGKLVNIPLEQLPLLFKAVLHSFKSSLNNYRTGSSPCVTKGTAPAN, encoded by the exons ATGACCAGGCTGAGCAGCGCTCCTGTCTCATTTGTGGAGACCGCGCCACAGGACTGCACTATGGCATTATTTCCTGCGAGGGCTGCAAGGGCTTTTTCAAGCGCAGCATCTGCAACAAGCGCGTCTACCGCTGCAGTCGCGACAAGAACTGCGAGATGTCACGCAAACAACGCAACCGCTGCCAGTACTGCAGGCTTCTCAAGTGCCTGCAGATGGGAATGAACCGCAAAG CAATCAGAGAGGATGGCATGCCCGGAGGAAGAAATAAAAGCATCGGTCCCGTACAG ATTTCCGATGAAGAGATTGAAAGGATTATGTCGGGACAGGAGTTTAAGGATGAAGCCAACATGCCAGAACACACTTGGGGGAACAACGGCGACAGCGACCACAGTTCCCCTGGCAACGGCGTCTCCGATGGCAACCAGCCTTCTCCTGTATCCACACTTTCATCCAA CCGTTCTGTGGAGCTAAACGGCTACACCGCTGCTCTGAGAGAGCAGTACATTGGTAACGCTATGGCCCAGCACTATCAGTTCTTGCCTCATCTGTTTGGATACCCTGCACAGCCGCGGAGTCTGTACCCGCAGAGCCATACCCTCATCAGCCAGCTGGTGGCAGCAGAGGAACTGGCCCCGCTTGTCACACCCATGCTCATCGAGGACGG ATATCGGGTCACTCAGGTGGAGCTCTTCGCCCTGTTGTGCCGACTGGCGGATGAACTTCTGTTCAGACAGATCTCTTGGATAAAAAAGCTTCCGTTCTTCTGCGAGCTGTCCATCGAGGACTACACGCGGCTCCTGAGCGCCACCTGGCAGGAGCTCATCCTGCTGGCCTGCCTGACCGTCTACAGCGCACAGGTTCTGGGAGACCTCACCAACGTGACCGACAAATACACACCGTCAGACGACGAGCTGCAGAG tttcaGTGAGGATGGGATGGAGGTGATGGAGAAGCTGATCTATCTGTTTCGTAAGTTCCATCAGCTGAAGGTCAGCAATGAGGAGTACGCCTGCATGAAGGCCATCAACTTCCTCAACCAAG ATATCCGCGGCCTGACAAACGTGAGTCAATTGGAGCAACTGAACAAGCGTTACTGGTACGTTTGTCAGGACTACACCGAGTACAAGTACCCACACCAGCCCAAACGCTTTCCTGAGATCATGATGTGCCTGCCGGAAATCCGCTGTATCGCAG GAAAGTTGGTCAATATTCCTCTGGAGCAGCTCCCTCTGTTGTTCAAGGCGGTATTGCACTCCTTTAAGTCAAGTTTGAACAACTACAGGACAGGCTCCTCCCCCTGCGTGACAAAGGGTACCGCCCCTGCCAATTAA